The proteins below come from a single Chrysoperla carnea chromosome 1, inChrCarn1.1, whole genome shotgun sequence genomic window:
- the LOC123304061 gene encoding fatty-acid amide hydrolase 2-A-like, which yields MVLQAEYGLRFFGFLQRLLSYLFMPIYWFYETKPTVRIPSIKNPLLLKSATKLAEEIRKQTIKSEDVVRAYIQRIREINPILNAVIQDRFDSAIQDAINVDKFIESKQKTIEDLEKEQPLLGVPVTIKESCGVKGMSQTGGSLHRKGVVAENDGTSVSKLRNAGAIILAVTNTPELCLNWETNNLLFGKTVNPYNINRTPGGSSGGEGALMGAGASVIGLGSDVAGSIRIPAMFNGVFGHKPTAKTVSIEGHYPTSTDEMLHNFLTLGPITRYAEDLRLMMKVLVCDNTLLPELRLDEKVDVSKLNVFYKLNAGKSIVQVQVTDEIENITLQAAKYLKSIGANVSESTINMQYTVELGCGNFGAIQNLPDLLQSRENPKEYRNIFIEIGKSLLGLSDISLSALLFHFLLYVNFFIPRSKTPFYQKELTNMLEEFKDMLKDNGVLLYPTFPVPAVLHYQLFLKTAGVLYTMIFNTLGMPATHVTLGFDKSGLPIGCQVVAAPGHDRLCLAVAEKLEKKFGGWVPPS from the exons atggtgTTACAAGCAGAATATGGATTAcgcttttttggatttttacaaAGACTTTTATCGTATTTGTTTATGCCAATATATTGGTTTTATGAGACAAAACCGACAGTGCGTATCCCATCAATTAAAAATCCTTTATTActaaaaagtgcaacaaaattAGCCGAAGAAATTCGAAAACAAACT ATTAAAAGTGAAGATGTAGTTCGAGCTTACATTCAACGGATACGTGAAATAAATCCAATTCTGAATGCAGTTATCCAGGATAGATTTGATAGCGCAATTCAAGATGCCATCAATGTTGATAAGTTTATTGAATCTAAACAGAAAACTATTGAAGACTTAGAAAAAGAACAACCGTTGCTAGGTGTACCAGTTACTATTAAAGAAAGTTGTGGTGTAAAAG GTATGAGTCAAACCGGTGGCAGTTTACATCGAAAAGGAGTTGTAGCCGAAAATGACGGAACATCAGTATCAAAACTTCGAAATGCAGGTGCCATAATTTTAGCAGTTACCAATACACCAGAATTATGCTTGAATTgggaaacaaataatttattatttggtaaAACCGTAAATCCGTACAATATAAATCGAACCCCTGGCGGATCTTCTGGTGGGGAAGGTGCGTTAATGGGTGCTGGAGCATCGGTAATAGGTCTTGGATCTGATGTGGCTGGTTCAATTCGCATACCTGCAATGTTTAATGGTGTATTTGGTCATAAACCGACTGCTA AAACAGTATCGATTGAGGGCCATTATCCAACTTCGACAGATGAAATGctacacaattttttaacattggGACCTATTACTAGATATGCCGAAGATTTACGGCTCATGATGAAAGTATTAGTTTGTGATAATACCTTATTGCCTGAATTACGATTGGATGAGAAG GTCGATGTGTCAAAGTTgaatgttttttacaaattaaacgCTGGAAAATCAATAGTACAGGTTCAAGTAACAGacgaaatagaaaatattacgCTTCAAGCCGCTAAATACCTTAAAAGTATTGGTGCAAATGTTTCAGAA tcaacGATTAATATGCAATATACAGTAGAATTAGGCTGCGGAAATTTCGGAGCAATACAAAATTTACCAGATTTATTGCAGAGCCGTGAAAACCCAAAA gaATATCGAAATATCttcatcgaaattggaaaaTCCTTATTGGGGTTATCAGACATTTCATTGAGCGCTCTACTATTTCATTTCCTATTAtatgtaaacttttttattccACGATCAAAAACTCCATTCTATCAAAAAGAACTAACAAATATGTTAGAAGAATTCAAGGATATGTTAAAAGATAATGGAGTACTTTTATACCCAACTTTCCCAGTTCCAGCTGTTTTGCATTatcaattatttcttaaaacagCGGGTGTATTATATACGatgatatttaatacattaggTATGCCTGCCACACATGTGACATTAGGTTTTGATAAGTCAGGATTACCAATTGGTTGTCAA GTGGTTGCTGCTCCTGGTCATGATAGACTTTGCTTAGCAGTGGCTGAAAAACTTGAGAAGAAATTTGGAGGATGGGTGCCCCCGtcatag